From a region of the Odoribacter splanchnicus DSM 20712 genome:
- a CDS encoding glycoside hydrolase family 2 TIM barrel-domain containing protein encodes MKKLLLCLGLCLSMTTFAQKKEWLDPELNAINRAPARADYFAYPSREMAEQGVREESSNFLSLNGMWKFNWVKDQTERPVNFYRLDFEDQYWVDFPVPGIWEMNGYGDPLYRNSGYAWSNQFTPDPPKIETVNNHVGSYRKTVEIPASWKGQQVFLHVGSATSNLYVWVNGKFVGYSEDSKLAAEFDITGYVRPGKNLIAMQVYRWCDGSYLEDQDFWRLSGIARGAWLYARNPLHLKDIFITPDLDEAYRDGSLNVVAQVSRNSGTVELELKDKAGNIVEKTSVKPDGKGIVRTEMAVKNPAKWSAEEPNLYTLLLTLKNNAGKVLEVVPQRVGFRKIELKKELGQVWVNGQPVLFKGADRHELDPLTGYQVSRERMIEDIRVMKENNLNAVRTCHYPDDPEWYNLCDEYGLYVVCEANIESHGMGYGERTLAKEPAYAKAHLERNQRMVETFKNHPSIIFWSLGNEAGDGPNFVACYDWIKQRDGSRPVQYEQAGRRAHTDIVCPMYADLNWMENFAKSGDSRPLIQCEYAHAMGNSLGGFKEYWDLIRKYPNLQGGFIWDFVDQGLRKYTADGAMIYAYGGDYNRYDASDKNFNCNGLISPDRVPNPHMYEVRKMYQSIWTTPAALRKGIVNVYNENFFTDLSDYYLEWQLLQNGEPVRQGVVMDLQIAPQQTQSVVLGYKETDLPAEGEILLNVTYRLKQARQLLPAGYAVAEEQLEIAPYPLFQVELAETGQKASLYEDLVHAVVSAGEVQVTFGKWSGWIEGISLNGYEMIEYGYALRPNFWRAPTDNDFGANLHRRFVDWKNPGLKLKSFKAEEQGNRVQVVTTYELPRLAAVLTMTYLIGGNGEIRISEQLAVDKEKKDMPHLFRFGMQLVMPGRFDRIDYYGRGPVENYDDRNESQRLGRYRQLVKDQYYPYIRPQESGTKSDIRWWKLTDIDGRGLAIRSDVPFSASALNYLPEDLDDGWDKDQRHSGELKPRGLTTLSFDLKQMGLGCINSWGAWPLQPYLLPYQDYTFQVVITPIRKY; translated from the coding sequence ATGAAAAAACTGTTATTGTGTCTAGGCTTATGCCTTTCTATGACAACGTTTGCTCAAAAGAAGGAATGGCTCGATCCGGAGTTGAATGCGATCAACCGTGCACCGGCAAGGGCGGATTATTTTGCTTATCCTTCCAGGGAAATGGCTGAGCAAGGAGTAAGAGAAGAATCATCCAATTTTCTATCGTTGAACGGGATGTGGAAGTTTAACTGGGTAAAGGATCAAACCGAACGGCCTGTAAACTTTTATCGGTTGGATTTCGAGGATCAATATTGGGTGGACTTCCCGGTGCCCGGAATCTGGGAAATGAATGGATACGGAGATCCCTTATACCGTAATTCGGGTTATGCCTGGTCGAATCAGTTTACACCTGATCCTCCGAAAATAGAAACGGTGAATAATCATGTGGGCTCTTATCGAAAAACCGTTGAAATTCCTGCTTCATGGAAAGGACAGCAGGTGTTTCTGCATGTAGGCTCTGCCACTTCGAACTTATATGTATGGGTGAATGGAAAATTTGTCGGTTATAGCGAAGATAGTAAGCTGGCAGCCGAATTCGATATAACCGGTTATGTACGGCCGGGAAAGAACCTGATCGCGATGCAGGTATATCGTTGGTGTGACGGGAGTTATCTTGAAGATCAGGACTTTTGGCGTTTATCCGGAATTGCCCGGGGAGCTTGGTTGTATGCCCGGAATCCGTTACATCTGAAGGATATTTTTATCACTCCCGATTTGGATGAGGCGTATCGTGACGGATCTTTGAATGTCGTGGCCCAAGTGTCCCGGAACAGCGGGACAGTGGAACTCGAATTGAAAGATAAAGCAGGAAATATCGTAGAAAAAACGAGTGTCAAGCCCGATGGAAAAGGAATTGTGCGTACCGAAATGGCTGTGAAAAATCCGGCAAAATGGAGTGCTGAAGAGCCTAATCTGTATACTTTGTTGCTGACTTTAAAAAATAATGCCGGAAAAGTGCTGGAAGTTGTTCCGCAACGGGTCGGATTCCGGAAAATCGAACTGAAGAAAGAATTGGGGCAGGTATGGGTCAATGGGCAGCCGGTCTTGTTTAAAGGAGCCGACCGCCATGAATTGGATCCTTTGACCGGATATCAGGTATCCCGGGAGAGAATGATCGAGGATATACGGGTGATGAAGGAGAATAATCTGAATGCCGTGCGGACGTGTCATTATCCGGACGATCCCGAATGGTATAACCTTTGTGACGAATATGGGTTGTATGTCGTGTGTGAAGCCAATATCGAATCTCATGGAATGGGGTATGGCGAACGGACACTGGCCAAGGAACCGGCTTATGCCAAGGCTCACCTCGAAAGAAATCAGCGGATGGTGGAGACTTTTAAAAATCATCCTTCGATTATTTTCTGGTCGTTGGGAAATGAAGCCGGTGACGGACCGAACTTTGTGGCTTGTTACGACTGGATCAAACAGAGAGATGGCAGCCGTCCTGTACAATATGAACAGGCAGGACGCAGAGCCCATACGGATATTGTTTGTCCGATGTATGCCGACCTGAATTGGATGGAAAATTTCGCTAAGAGTGGGGATTCACGACCACTGATTCAGTGTGAATATGCGCATGCCATGGGAAATTCTTTGGGCGGTTTTAAAGAATATTGGGATTTGATCCGGAAATACCCGAATTTGCAGGGCGGTTTTATCTGGGATTTTGTAGATCAGGGACTTCGGAAGTATACGGCAGACGGCGCAATGATTTATGCTTACGGGGGAGATTACAACCGCTACGATGCTTCGGATAAGAATTTTAACTGCAACGGTTTGATCAGTCCGGACCGGGTGCCGAATCCCCATATGTATGAAGTGCGGAAAATGTATCAGTCGATATGGACTACACCGGCAGCTCTTAGGAAAGGAATCGTAAATGTGTATAATGAGAATTTCTTTACCGATCTTTCGGACTATTACCTGGAGTGGCAATTGTTGCAGAATGGAGAGCCGGTGAGACAGGGGGTTGTGATGGATTTGCAGATCGCCCCGCAACAGACACAATCGGTCGTATTGGGGTATAAAGAAACGGATCTTCCTGCTGAAGGTGAAATTCTGCTGAATGTGACCTATCGCCTGAAACAAGCCCGGCAATTACTTCCGGCAGGTTATGCGGTTGCGGAAGAACAATTGGAGATTGCCCCTTATCCTTTGTTTCAGGTTGAATTGGCCGAAACCGGGCAAAAGGCTTCTCTGTATGAAGATTTGGTACATGCTGTCGTGAGTGCCGGAGAAGTACAGGTGACTTTTGGAAAATGGTCCGGTTGGATAGAGGGGATCAGTCTGAATGGGTATGAGATGATCGAATATGGATATGCTTTACGGCCCAATTTCTGGCGGGCTCCGACAGATAATGATTTCGGGGCGAATCTTCACCGCCGCTTTGTGGATTGGAAGAATCCCGGATTGAAATTGAAGAGCTTTAAGGCAGAGGAACAAGGCAATCGGGTTCAGGTGGTGACCACTTATGAATTACCCCGATTGGCAGCTGTATTGACCATGACTTATCTTATCGGTGGAAATGGGGAGATTCGGATCAGTGAACAGCTTGCTGTCGACAAGGAGAAGAAAGATATGCCCCACCTGTTCCGTTTCGGTATGCAACTGGTGATGCCGGGCAGATTCGACCGGATCGATTATTATGGCCGGGGACCTGTTGAGAATTATGACGACCGGAATGAGAGTCAGCGTTTGGGCCGTTACCGTCAGTTGGTGAAAGATCAGTATTATCCTTATATCCGTCCGCAGGAATCCGGTACGAAATCGGATATCCGTTGGTGGAAACTGACCGATATCGATGGACGTGGTTTGGCTATTCGTTCGGATGTTCCTTTCTCAGCCTCTGCTTTGAATTATTTACCGGAAGACCTGGATGACGGTTGGGACAAAGATCAGCGGCATTCCGGAGAATTGAAACCACGTGGATTGACCACCTTGTCTTTTGACCTGAAACAAATGGGATTGGGATGTATCAATAGCTGGGGTGCCTGGCCGTTACAACCTTATCTGTTGCCTTATCAGGACTATACTTTCCAGGTGGTGATTACGCCGATTCGGAAATACTGA
- the cydB gene encoding cytochrome d ubiquinol oxidase subunit II — protein MDLNILQHYWWILICILGGLLVFLLFVQGGQSLLYTIGKNKDERDLIVNTLGHKWEYTFTTLVVFGGAFFASFPLFYSTSFGGAYVVWMLILFCFVLQAVSYEYRNKKNNFLGSRTYEVFLMINGFAAPLLLGAAVATFFTGSPFRLGVMHDVEWMTPWRGLDALFVITNYFLALAVFFLARTLAALYFILTIDDPNIRIRSHRQVKFNAVPFVLFFLLFIGFIFAGEGYAITPEGNIALVPYKYFYNLIEMPLNALIFIIGVAGVLYGIIRNWIFPRWTKGIWFAGAGTVLTVIALLILAGFNQTAFYPSYVDPDSSLTIYNASSSLYTLKAMSYVSIIIPVVIAYIWYAWRTMTRKAIDKQELEESENKY, from the coding sequence ATGGATTTAAATATATTACAACATTACTGGTGGATCTTGATCTGTATATTAGGAGGTTTACTGGTATTCTTATTGTTTGTACAAGGAGGACAAAGTCTTCTTTATACCATAGGAAAAAATAAAGACGAACGGGATTTGATCGTCAATACCCTGGGACATAAATGGGAATATACGTTTACCACATTAGTGGTATTCGGCGGAGCTTTCTTCGCCAGTTTTCCCCTATTCTACTCAACCAGTTTCGGAGGAGCCTATGTCGTTTGGATGCTGATCCTCTTTTGTTTTGTCTTGCAAGCGGTATCTTATGAATACCGGAATAAAAAAAACAATTTTCTGGGCAGTCGGACTTACGAAGTATTCCTGATGATCAACGGATTCGCTGCGCCTCTTTTGTTGGGAGCCGCTGTAGCTACTTTCTTTACAGGTTCCCCTTTCCGTCTGGGTGTAATGCATGATGTCGAATGGATGACACCCTGGCGCGGTCTGGATGCCTTGTTCGTCATCACCAACTATTTCCTGGCTTTAGCCGTTTTCTTCCTGGCACGGACATTAGCAGCCCTTTATTTTATTCTTACTATCGATGATCCGAACATCCGCATACGCAGCCACCGGCAAGTGAAATTCAATGCCGTACCGTTCGTTCTCTTTTTCCTGTTGTTTATCGGTTTTATTTTTGCCGGTGAAGGGTATGCAATCACCCCGGAAGGAAACATTGCATTAGTACCCTATAAATATTTTTATAACCTGATAGAAATGCCGCTGAATGCCTTGATATTCATTATCGGAGTAGCAGGAGTACTCTACGGCATCATCCGAAACTGGATATTTCCCCGATGGACGAAAGGAATCTGGTTTGCAGGAGCCGGAACGGTATTGACCGTTATCGCTCTGCTGATTCTGGCAGGTTTCAACCAAACCGCCTTTTATCCCTCATATGTCGATCCTGATTCCTCACTGACTATTTACAACGCTTCTTCGTCCTTATATACCCTGAAAGCGATGTCCTACGTATCTATTATCATACCTGTAGTAATCGCCTATATCTGGTATGCCTGGCGGACGATGACCCGGAAAGCCATCGACAAGCAGGAATTAGAAGAAAGTGAAAATAAATATTAA
- a CDS encoding cytochrome ubiquinol oxidase subunit I has product MISELTTTTLVEWSRWQFAMTAIYHYMFVPLTLGLSFLLAIMETMWVRTGKAEWLNATKFWMKLFAINFAIGIATGLILEFQFGSNWSNYSWFVGDIFGAPLAIEGLFAFFLEATFFAVMFFGWNRVSRRFHLVSTWMVFIGSNISALWILVANAWMQNPVGMEFNPMTARNEMSDFWAVLLSPTAMSKFFHTVTSAYTLSACFVVGVSAWFILKKRHFEFARKSILLASVFGFLSIIATIFTGDTSAQDVTRTQPMKLAAMEGLNEGGKGAPFTLIGLTCTDPQLPSERMKTVKYGITIPKLLSFLGYHDFDAYVPGIQNIMDGYTSEDGKVYPSIEQRMANGRLAIDALKTYKQAVKDKDDALASQSLQTLRANFRDFGYGYLSSPYDTIPPVPLVFYSFRLMVGLGMLFVLLFICSWWYAKKRKFEKFKFIPYLAIACVPLAYIASQCGWIVAEVGRQPWVVQNLMPTNVAITRIASGWVVTTFWMFAILFTLLLIAEIGIMFTQIRKGVKE; this is encoded by the coding sequence ATGATATCAGAATTAACCACTACAACTTTGGTCGAATGGTCACGCTGGCAATTTGCGATGACCGCCATTTACCATTACATGTTCGTACCTCTCACTCTGGGGTTATCCTTTCTACTGGCTATTATGGAAACCATGTGGGTCAGGACCGGTAAGGCCGAGTGGTTGAATGCCACCAAATTCTGGATGAAGCTTTTTGCAATCAACTTCGCCATCGGTATAGCTACGGGGCTGATATTGGAATTCCAATTCGGTTCCAACTGGTCGAATTATTCCTGGTTTGTCGGGGATATTTTCGGAGCTCCTCTGGCCATCGAAGGTTTGTTCGCTTTCTTTCTCGAAGCCACTTTCTTCGCCGTCATGTTCTTCGGCTGGAACAGGGTAAGCCGTCGTTTTCATCTGGTTTCCACCTGGATGGTATTCATCGGTTCCAACATTTCCGCTTTGTGGATCCTGGTAGCGAATGCGTGGATGCAAAACCCGGTAGGCATGGAATTCAACCCGATGACAGCCCGCAACGAAATGTCGGATTTCTGGGCGGTACTACTCTCACCGACAGCCATGAGTAAATTCTTCCATACCGTCACCTCGGCTTATACGCTTTCGGCTTGTTTTGTCGTTGGAGTAAGTGCCTGGTTTATTCTGAAAAAAAGACATTTCGAATTTGCCCGGAAGAGTATCCTGCTGGCCTCCGTTTTCGGCTTCCTGAGTATCATCGCTACGATCTTCACAGGCGACACCAGTGCCCAGGATGTTACCCGTACCCAACCGATGAAACTGGCTGCTATGGAGGGACTCAACGAAGGAGGGAAAGGAGCCCCGTTTACCTTGATCGGCTTGACTTGCACCGATCCTCAATTACCGTCCGAACGTATGAAAACGGTAAAATACGGTATTACCATTCCTAAACTTTTATCCTTCCTGGGGTATCATGACTTCGATGCCTATGTGCCCGGTATCCAAAATATCATGGACGGCTACACCTCCGAAGACGGAAAAGTATATCCTTCTATAGAGCAACGCATGGCCAACGGCCGTCTGGCGATAGATGCACTGAAAACGTACAAACAAGCTGTTAAAGACAAAGACGATGCGCTGGCTAGCCAATCTTTACAGACACTACGGGCCAACTTCCGGGATTTCGGTTACGGCTATCTCAGTTCGCCTTACGACACGATCCCTCCTGTTCCTCTGGTATTCTATAGTTTCCGGCTGATGGTAGGTCTGGGCATGCTATTCGTTTTGTTGTTTATCTGCTCCTGGTGGTATGCCAAGAAAAGAAAATTCGAAAAATTCAAGTTCATCCCCTATCTGGCTATCGCGTGTGTTCCGTTGGCATATATCGCTTCGCAATGCGGATGGATCGTAGCTGAAGTAGGACGTCAACCTTGGGTGGTACAAAACCTGATGCCCACGAATGTGGCCATCACCCGCATCGCTTCGGGTTGGGTTGTCACCACCTTCTGGATGTTCGCCATTTTGTTCACCTTATTATTGATTGCCGAGATCGGAATCATGTTCACCCAGATCAGGAAAGGGGTAAAAGAGTAA
- a CDS encoding DUF4492 domain-containing protein, producing MFIRLWHIYYDGFSHLPKWGKILIAIVVAKLLVLFVVFKFLLMPNYLNTTYTTEQEKSNHVLNELITKP from the coding sequence ATGTTCATACGCCTTTGGCATATCTATTATGATGGTTTCAGCCATTTACCCAAATGGGGAAAAATATTGATCGCAATAGTTGTGGCCAAACTATTGGTCCTGTTTGTGGTATTTAAATTCCTGCTCATGCCGAATTATCTCAATACGACCTATACGACGGAACAGGAAAAAAGTAATCATGTACTCAACGAATTAATTACCAAACCTTAG
- a CDS encoding AI-2E family transporter, giving the protein MNSVTKYVLGIVALAGAIFFSWYFFSVIVYILVAAVISFIGRPIIDLLGRVKIRGYRLPDGLKAGITVICLWGLFILFFSTIIPLAIREFQSLGNVSVSNIVSELEIPIEDAGHFMKHYGLMDEDQDVDAYVTDLLSKVFNVGQLKTWFGTVAGTMTDIFVALFSITFILFFFLKDSRLFSGMVMAVLPSRFEEQARNALDSIQKLLVRYFVGLLLEVLGVMALNTIGLTIVGLGFSNAVVIGLVTGVLNVIPYIGPMIGVFFGLAVGVVLNLGLDFYDQMLPLLIYMTIAMLLTQLIDNVVFQPFIYGSSVHAHPLEIFLVILMAGSMAGILGMILAIPSYTVLRVVLKEFFNKYKLVKKLTQSLNE; this is encoded by the coding sequence ATGAATTCAGTCACCAAATATGTGTTAGGAATTGTCGCATTAGCTGGGGCAATTTTCTTTTCCTGGTATTTTTTTTCTGTCATCGTTTATATTTTAGTGGCAGCTGTCATTTCTTTTATCGGCAGGCCGATTATCGATTTATTAGGCCGGGTGAAGATCCGGGGCTATCGTTTGCCTGATGGTTTGAAAGCCGGAATCACGGTGATTTGCCTTTGGGGATTATTTATTCTTTTTTTTAGTACCATTATCCCGCTCGCTATCCGTGAATTTCAGTCGTTGGGCAATGTAAGTGTGTCTAATATCGTTTCCGAATTGGAAATCCCGATCGAGGATGCCGGACATTTTATGAAGCATTACGGTTTGATGGATGAGGATCAGGATGTGGATGCTTATGTGACGGATTTATTGAGTAAAGTGTTTAATGTCGGTCAGCTGAAAACCTGGTTCGGGACGGTAGCCGGAACGATGACGGATATTTTTGTCGCTCTCTTTTCCATTACGTTTATTTTATTTTTCTTTCTGAAGGATAGCCGCTTGTTTTCAGGGATGGTGATGGCGGTGCTTCCTTCCCGCTTCGAAGAACAGGCCCGGAATGCTTTGGATTCCATACAAAAATTACTGGTCCGTTATTTTGTCGGATTATTGCTCGAAGTTTTGGGGGTTATGGCTTTGAATACGATCGGACTGACGATTGTCGGTTTGGGCTTTAGTAATGCGGTTGTCATCGGTTTGGTGACCGGAGTTTTGAATGTGATACCGTATATCGGGCCTATGATCGGGGTATTTTTCGGATTGGCTGTGGGAGTCGTGTTGAATTTGGGGCTGGATTTTTACGATCAGATGCTGCCGCTGTTGATCTATATGACTATAGCGATGTTGTTGACTCAATTGATCGATAATGTTGTTTTTCAGCCTTTTATTTATGGGAGTAGTGTACACGCCCATCCTTTGGAAATATTTTTGGTGATTTTGATGGCCGGTAGTATGGCCGGTATTTTGGGAATGATTCTGGCGATTCCGTCCTATACGGTTCTGCGGGTTGTGTTGAAGGAATTTTTTAATAAGTATAAGCTGGTGAAGAAGTTGACGCAGAGCTTGAATGAATAG
- a CDS encoding 6-bladed beta-propeller, with the protein MLYRFSIVFLIGLCLVACSSGSMQEESVPVIRFKPDEARTLKMSELFDGYEVLTFKGIVCNRIGDFVKMGDRIVATSIVTEGMTDVVTLSVFDSAGEFQHTLGRFGRGPDEYLYLPHEIVLTPDSNVLAGDVLGFHCYALDGTLLWQKKSEHPSYEYGVGYFTWMLNDSCAVYLNTPICGSTYRSEECLVNLVNWKSGQLKISYFPGQKVGKYAVRNKSYVVNDTFCYYSDIDNSIYQVSEDTVTLRYYLDKGSFKNFRLCGKAGYSDNCLTVIEMSENNKYVLIVVLVNQKYYLLVYDKLKKVTCNYDLVDDDLLSVGNFRYKPNAVLRLYHNWNPGMRQCDDYMYFYFPSSDYCMMLDRLKASLNEEQWEAYRRAHPDLMKIYREQGEEGNTVVVGYRFK; encoded by the coding sequence ATGTTGTATCGTTTTTCGATTGTTTTTCTTATAGGGCTTTGTTTGGTGGCATGTTCTTCCGGGAGTATGCAGGAAGAGTCGGTACCGGTTATTCGTTTTAAGCCTGATGAAGCCCGGACATTGAAGATGTCCGAGCTTTTCGATGGATATGAAGTGCTGACTTTTAAAGGGATCGTATGTAATAGAATCGGAGACTTTGTAAAAATGGGGGATCGGATTGTTGCGACTTCCATAGTGACCGAGGGCATGACTGATGTGGTAACCTTGAGCGTATTCGATTCTGCCGGTGAGTTTCAGCACACTCTTGGCCGGTTTGGCCGTGGACCGGATGAATATCTTTATTTGCCGCATGAAATTGTATTGACCCCTGATTCGAATGTATTAGCCGGGGATGTATTGGGTTTTCATTGCTATGCTTTGGACGGAACGTTGCTTTGGCAGAAGAAATCCGAGCATCCTTCTTATGAATATGGAGTGGGGTATTTTACGTGGATGCTGAATGATAGTTGTGCAGTATATCTAAACACACCTATTTGTGGATCGACATATCGGTCTGAGGAATGTTTGGTGAATCTGGTAAACTGGAAGAGCGGACAGTTAAAAATTTCTTATTTCCCAGGTCAGAAGGTAGGGAAATATGCTGTAAGGAATAAGTCGTATGTAGTGAATGATACCTTTTGTTATTATTCTGATATCGACAATAGTATTTATCAGGTTTCGGAAGATACGGTTACCTTACGTTATTATTTAGATAAAGGTTCTTTTAAAAACTTTCGTCTATGCGGAAAGGCTGGGTATTCAGATAATTGTTTGACTGTAATTGAGATGTCGGAAAATAATAAATATGTTTTGATTGTAGTTTTAGTGAATCAAAAATATTATTTATTGGTTTATGATAAGTTGAAAAAAGTAACCTGTAATTATGATTTAGTGGACGATGATTTGTTGTCGGTGGGAAATTTCAGATATAAACCGAATGCAGTGTTGCGATTATACCATAACTGGAACCCGGGCATGCGTCAGTGCGACGATTATATGTATTTTTATTTTCCCTCTTCTGATTACTGTATGATGCTGGACCGCTTGAAAGCCTCCTTGAATGAGGAACAATGGGAGGCCTACCGACGGGCTCACCCCGATCTCATGAAAATCTACCGGGAGCAGGGGGAGGAAGGAAATACGGTAGTTGTAGGATATCGGTTCAAATAA